CCCTTCGCAAACAGCCGGGCCGCCTTCAACCTGCGCTTCTCCAAACCGGCAAAGTTTCGTCGGCCGCCAATGTGCGCTTTCATGCCTACAGCATATCATAGCTGCACCAAGAAATCAAACCTATTACGCGAGATTCAATAATCGCGTGAATGCTCGAAATCGTAGAGCCAAACCCCGGTCGGAACTCAAGCGAACAGATTCTGGCCCCCCCCGCGCGTGTTTGTCAAGAGCCTGAGGCGGCCGGGTGACCGCGGAAAGTTGGGATCGGTCGCGAGAACCTGTAGGGGCGCACGGCGTGCGCCTCCTTCACCCCGACCGGTCGGGGTGCTACATTCGGGCACACAACCGGCCACCCCAACCAAAAACGGTCACACCCAGGCGGCCGCGCTTGGGATTCCTTTCGCCGTTCTCGCAGGATGCTGTTGGCGCCCGGGGCCGCGCTGCAGCGGCGCTCAATCACCGCCGCAAGGTGGCGAGCTTCTGCCGCGCGTAGTCGCGCCAGGTGCTGTGAGGGTAGCGGCTCAGCAGCGACTCGAAATAGCCGGCCGCCAGGCCCGGCTCGCCCGTCTTCTCCGCCAGCTCGCCGGCGCGCATGAGCGCCACCTCCGCCTCGGGGCTGGTGGGGTGGGCGCGCAGCAGGTTGTTGAGCGCGGTCAGGGCGGCGCGGTGTTCGCCGGCGCGGGCAAGGCCGACCGCGATGTCGAACTGCGCCGCGGCGGGAAAGGTAAACGTGGAATCGTAGCGCAGCAGCGCCTGGTACGCGCGACCAGCGCGCTCGGGCTCGCGATGCTCCAGGAACAGGGCGGCGGCGCGGGTGTAAGCCTCGGCGGCGTCGTCACCGAGGTTGAAGCGCTCCTTGCTGCGCGCCAGCTCGAGCCAGGCCTCCGCGTCCTCCGGCGCGCGGCGCACCGCCTCGCTCAGGTCCGCATAGCGCCGGTACCCCTCGTCTTCGCTATAGCTGGCCCCCGACAGCAGATCGCGGCGGCGGATCCTGCCGGGCAACCCCAGCACCAGCGCCAAGGCCATGCCCATGCCGAACCCGCCGATGTGCGCCCAGTAGGCGACGCCGCCGACGGCCTCGCCGGTCATGGCGCCCTGCACGGTCGAGGACACTCCCCCCAGCACCTGCATCCCCAGCCATACGCCGAGGAAGAACCAAGCCTGGACGCGCGCCACGCCCACGCGCCAGAAGAAGATGAAGAGACCGACGACGTAGAACACGCGCACTCGCACCCGCGAGAAGCACACCAGCGACAGTCCCAGGACGGCGGCGATGGCCCCGGACGCGCCGACGCGCGGAATCTCCAGCGACGCCGGCGCGAAGGCCTTGGCCATGCTCACGTCAAGCAGCGTCGCGCCCATCTGCCCGCCGAAGTAGAACGCGAGCAACAGCAGCGGACCCAGCACGTCCTCCACCACCGAGCCGAACAGCCACAGGAAGAGCATGTTGCCCGCCAGATGGGCGGGCCCGCCGTGGGAGAACATGGATCGCACCAGCGCGCCCAGCTCGGGCTGCGCCGGCACGAAGCCGAAGGGGCCGACGCCTTGGCCCCCCTGCGACCAGTATGGCAACTCGTACAGCAAGTAGATGAGGCAGTTGGCGGTGAACAGCGCGTAGGTCATCCACGGTGTTCGCCGCCGGGGGCGGTCGGTCGCATAGGGCAGAAAGAAGAACATGGTCCGTCATGGTGGAGCAGGCGTCCCCGCCTGCCATCTCACCGCCGAGGTTTACCCGCCGCTGGCGGGCTTGCCTGCCGGCAGTGCGGCGGGGCGCCCGTGCCACGCTAGAGCTATTCCCCGTTGCTTCCGAAGAACCTAGTGAGAACGTCAGCACCGTCTGAGTGTCGTCCTGAATGCGCGAGGCGATCGGGCTCTCCCCGGTCACCGCCAGGCAACCGATGGGGGAGGCGTCGCTGCGCTCAGCATGACGGCTCGTGGGGAGTGATATGCGCATCCTTTTCCTCTGCAACCAGTGGCACCTCCAGAAGCAGCTCGTGTCGTGGCTCGACTGCCCGGAACTGGCGGCGGCGGGACACGAGTTCATCCCCTGCGTCGCCGACGAGCGCATCCTCGACCACTGGCAGCCACAAGCGATCGTCATCTGGGGCGGCACTTTCTACGCCGAACGCATCGCCGCGCTGCTTGCCCGTCGGCGCGGCCTGCGCGTGATTGCGGTCGAGAACACCGCCTTCCGCGACCGCATCTATGTGGACGCCGCGGGCGTCACCGGCAACCGCCACGCCGCTGCGCACTGCCGGCACTGGCTGGAGGGACGCGCGTTCTACTCCGGCAAGGGACTCACGCATGACGTGTGCAGCTGCGCCGCCTACCCCGCGGTGATGGCGCGCCCGTTGGTTATGGACGGCTGCAACCTGCTTGCGCCGGAGGATACGGCGCGAGCGGGGGATCGAGTATCACAGCGTTGGGCGAGCCGTGGCCGCGCCCCAGCCGGTGGTACGCGGCGTAGGGGCAAGGCATGCCTTGCCCCTACATCGAGATCCGCGCGAGCAGAGTTGCCGCGGCGCGGAAGGCCCGGCCGCGGTGGCTGATGCGGTTCTTCTCGGCGGGGCTTAACTGGGCCATGGTGCGGCGGTATCCGCGCGGAATAAACACCGGGTCGTACCCGAAACCGCCCTTGCCGCGTGGGGCGTCGGCGATCCTACCCTCGACCGTGCCCTCGACGACCGTCACTTCCCCCGCCGGCGTCGCGATCGCTGCCGCACAGCGAAACCGCGCCGTGCGCTTTACGGAGACACTGTCTCCGGTGGGTGTCCCCGCTGCGTCACGCATCATCCCCAGCAGCTTGGCGATGCGCGCGCCGTCGTCGGCGTTCGGCCCGGCGAAGCGGTTCGACCGCACCCCCGGCTGTCCGCCGAGCGCATCCACCTCCAGGCCGGAGTCGTCGGCGACGGTGAGCAGCCCGGTGTGGCGCGCCACCGCGACCGCCTTGGCGGCGGCATTGTCGGCGAAGGTGGCGCCGGTTTCCGCCGCCTCGGGCGCGTCGGGGTATTCATCCAGCCCGCGCACATCGCCTTCATAACCCGCCCCGCGCAGGATTTCCCGCACCTCGCGCAGCTTATGCGCGTTGCGGGTGGCGAGGATGATGGGGCCGGTAGGAGGAGGTAGGGGATTCGTCGCTGGCGCTCGGAATGACATTGCACGGCCCTTATCCCAGCGCCGCCTTCTGCGCGGCGAGCAGTTGCTTGATGCCGGCCTGGGCAAGGTCGAGCAGGTGGTTCATCTGCTCGCGGCTGAAAGGCGTGCCCTCCGCGGTGCCCTGCACCTCGACCAGGCGCATGGCGCCGGTCATAACGACGTTCATGTCCACCGATGCGGTCGAATCCTCCTGGTAGCCGAGGTCGAGCAGCATCTCGCCCTGGACGATGCCGACGCTGACGGCGGCGACGGCGTCAATGAGCGGCAACGCCTTGAACACCCCGCGCTGCTGCAGGCCGCGTAGGGCGTCCACCAGGGCGACGTAGCCGCCGGTGATGGAGGCGGTGCGGGTGCCGCCGTCGGCCTGGATGACGTCGCAGTCCACGATGATGCTGCGCTCGCCCAGCGAGCGCAGCTCGGTGACGGCGCGCAGAGAGCGCCCGATGAGGCGCTGGATCTCGAAGGTGCGCCCGCCCTGGCCGCCGCGCGCGGCCTCGCGGCGGGTGCGCTCGGCGGTCGAGCGGGGCAGCATCCCGTACTCGCTGGTGACCCAGCCGCTGCCGCTGCCCTTGAGAAAAGGCGGCACCGTCTCCTCCACGCTCGCCGCGCAGATGACGTGGGTGTCGCCCATCTCCACCAGGCACGACCCCTCGGCGTACTTGAGGAAGTTGCGGGTGATGTTGACCGGGCGCAGTTGATCGTTGGCGCGGCCGTCGGCTCGTGGCATTGGGAAGTCCTTTCTCACCGCGGAGAGCGCCGAGAACGCGGAGACTACTGCAAACGGTAAGTCATTCTCTCGGCGTCCCCCTCTGCATGCTCTGTGTTCTCCGCGGTTAGCTTGTTTCCTACGCCAGGTCAATCTTGTGCAGGTGGCCGGTGATGCTGCAGCCCAGGAAGCGCGCGCTGACCTCGGCGAAGTGCGGCGTGAGGTCGGAAACGTAGAAGAGGTGATCGCAGGAACGTTCGAGCGACGCGCGCAGGGCCTCATCACGGGCGAGGAGCGCCTGCACGTCGGCGGCGGTCTCCAGCGCGGGGTCCACCAGAGTTATGTCCTTCCCCACCATGCGCGCGATCATGTCGTGCAAGATGGGATAATGGGTGCAAGCGAGGATGATGGTGTCCAC
The sequence above is a segment of the Armatimonadota bacterium genome. Coding sequences within it:
- the rph gene encoding ribonuclease PH, whose amino-acid sequence is MPRADGRANDQLRPVNITRNFLKYAEGSCLVEMGDTHVICAASVEETVPPFLKGSGSGWVTSEYGMLPRSTAERTRREAARGGQGGRTFEIQRLIGRSLRAVTELRSLGERSIIVDCDVIQADGGTRTASITGGYVALVDALRGLQQRGVFKALPLIDAVAAVSVGIVQGEMLLDLGYQEDSTASVDMNVVMTGAMRLVEVQGTAEGTPFSREQMNHLLDLAQAGIKQLLAAQKAALG
- the rdgB gene encoding RdgB/HAM1 family non-canonical purine NTP pyrophosphatase, which translates into the protein MSFRAPATNPLPPPTGPIILATRNAHKLREVREILRGAGYEGDVRGLDEYPDAPEAAETGATFADNAAAKAVAVARHTGLLTVADDSGLEVDALGGQPGVRSNRFAGPNADDGARIAKLLGMMRDAAGTPTGDSVSVKRTARFRCAAAIATPAGEVTVVEGTVEGRIADAPRGKGGFGYDPVFIPRGYRRTMAQLSPAEKNRISHRGRAFRAAATLLARISM
- a CDS encoding rhomboid family intramembrane serine protease, whose protein sequence is MFFFLPYATDRPRRRTPWMTYALFTANCLIYLLYELPYWSQGGQGVGPFGFVPAQPELGALVRSMFSHGGPAHLAGNMLFLWLFGSVVEDVLGPLLLLAFYFGGQMGATLLDVSMAKAFAPASLEIPRVGASGAIAAVLGLSLVCFSRVRVRVFYVVGLFIFFWRVGVARVQAWFFLGVWLGMQVLGGVSSTVQGAMTGEAVGGVAYWAHIGGFGMGMALALVLGLPGRIRRRDLLSGASYSEDEGYRRYADLSEAVRRAPEDAEAWLELARSKERFNLGDDAAEAYTRAAALFLEHREPERAGRAYQALLRYDSTFTFPAAAQFDIAVGLARAGEHRAALTALNNLLRAHPTSPEAEVALMRAGELAEKTGEPGLAAGYFESLLSRYPHSTWRDYARQKLATLRR